Part of the Dehalococcoidia bacterium genome, CTGTAATGTTCGGCCTTATGGACCTACAACCGTAGTTAGATGCATGCCTAACCTCCCTTATTCCCAAGACCAAAAGAAATTTGATGTTGATAAAGAGACCGGCATTGTTCACTCTGAGATGAATACGCCCGGTGTACAAATGGCATACTCATGCCGACTGTTTCTAAAGATGGTTCATGAGACTACTAAATTCGGCAGGGTTGCGATGAAACCAACGCAGGCACAAGAAGATGGGATTCTTTCTGGGCTTCTATCATGGTTGCTTACCGACACCAAATTTACAATTGGTCGTAAATATGCGGTCGATGGGTATGAAGAACATAGGGAACGTGTTGATCGAATAATCGCATTGCTACCAGATAATTTCAAAGAAGGGATGGAAGAATGGAGTGGTCAAATTGAGCAACACATTTCAGATACAAATTACGGTTTATTAATCTGGGATTTAATTGACCAGCGGCCAAACATCGTATTAGCCACTGATCTTGACGGGGATCGCTTAACTGACTTACTGGCAGATATTTCTGACCCTCTACGTGCATTTGGCCAAAAGGTTCTAAGTTTTGCAGGCTCTGATAAAAAAATGGATTCGAAAATGTGGAACGAAATGGGTTATACGACAGGGAATGGGCGAGATATGACTTCTGTAATGTACCGGATGTCCGGCCCTCCTATTCATGAACAAACGCTAGGTTCTGCAGATGCAATGTTACTGCGTCTTCTTGATGGTGATGAATCTATGGGAGGAACAAAGAGCCCTTACGATCCGCGAATTCATTTTGTTCTTATTCGAGATGCCTACCTAGATGCTAATCCTGGTAATGAAGAATTAAGGAACTGGCTTGACTCGTCCTTAGAAATTTTTGATAGGGTGTACTCAGGTACAAGGCCAGGATTCCTAGAAGGTTACAAAGCATTAAAGGAAGCTATTACTCCCTGGGGATCCTAGGGCTAATTACGATTTTACGGAGAAAAAAATGGGTAGGAAAAAAGTTACTGTCGTCGGAGCTGGGAATGTAGGAGCTACTACCGCTCAACGATTATTCGAGCGTGGGTATATGGATGTTGTTCTAGTAGATGTCGTTGAAGACATGCCGCAAGGAAAAGCTTTAGATATAGCAGAATCTGGTCCAGTCTTAGGAGTCGACTCAAGCATTACAGGCTCCAATGGGTATGCAGAATCTGCAGGTTCAGACGTCGTAGTGATAACCGCTGGGATTGCACGAAAACCGGGTATGAGCAGGGATGACCTTCTCTTCACCAATATGAAGATTATTGGTTCAGTAGTCAGTGAAGTAGTAAAGCTATCGCCTGAGGCTATATTGATCATTGTTTCAAATCCTTTAGACGCAATGGTTCAACATGCATTTTCTTTGGCAGGGTTTCCAAAAAACCGAGTTGTGGGCATGGCTGGGGTCTTAGACACCGCACGCTTTCGTACATTCCTTGCACAGGAATTGAATATTTCAGTAAAAGATATTCAAGCTTATGTATTAGGTGGGCACGGCGATCAAATGGTACCTCTTACTCAATACACCACGGTGGGGGGAGTGCCAATTGGTGATCTTTTAAGCCCAGAATCGCTCGAAAGAATAATTAAGCGAACGCAAGGTGGAGGAGGAGAGATAGTTGCCCTCTTAAAAACAGGAAGCGCCTTCTACGCACCTTCCGCGGCTGTTGCAGAGATGGTAGATGCAATACTTCTTGACCAAAAGCGCCAACTGCCATGTGCCGCACTCCTAGAAGGAGAATACGGGATTAATGGTATCTATATGGGAGTTCCAGTTGTATTAGGTGCCAATGGCGTTGAAAAAGTAATTGAACTTGGTCTTACCTCAGAAGAGCAGTCTTTGCTAAATAATTCGGCTGAGGCGGTCCGAGAACTAGTTGATGTAATGGCCAATGCGCCTGAAAATTAAAATATAAGAATCACCGCCTGTCCCTCTAGGGAGCATTTATGTCTGACCGAATCATCCCTCTTCACGTTTCTGAAGAATTCAACGAAGAGGATTCCTTAGCATTCACTGATGTCATAGTGGTGCTATACCTTGAGGGACTTCCGTTTCATACTCATGAAACGGAAGATTATTATGAGTCAGGTCCTTTAACAGAAGCCGTTATCGGTTCATTTGCCTTGGGCTGTGCAGTCGGAATAGATTTTCAAAAAAAAATCCCCTTAGTCTTGCAGCAAACACATCCAAATGAAATCGAATATATCATTGCCAATTGCACTTCTGCTTTAGATGAACAAATCAAGCATGCAAAAGATACGATGCAAGTTTTGGAACCTGAAGATTTTGTAGATGAGCTCCTTAAGGCGCTTGAGGACTCTGAGAATATTGACACTGAAACAGCGCAAAATGCCATTAGCATGAGCTTTGAATATGGACTCATCATGGCACATTCACACAGATCAGCCGCCTTGGTGCTTAGAAACGCGTTTGATAGATCTCAGGCTGAAGCACTCAAAGATTTCGAAGAAGAAAACGATGATGAATTACCACCTGGGCCTGATCCTTATCAGACTCTTCAAAGCCTAGGAGCTGAGATAATGGAAGCCTACGAATCGGATATCGGCTTCAGCCAAATAGATTAAGTTCGAATACTTGCTTTTTCTAGCACAGATTTTGTACTAACAATATGCTGTGACAGTCCTAATTCTTTAGAAGAATAGCCCATAGCCAACCCCACCATCTGAGGCAAGTGCAAAATAGGCATTGAAATTTTTTCTTTCATTTGTGAGGCTGCTTTTGGCTGCTGCCCGTCTAAATTAAGGTGGCATAGTGGGCATGGGGTAACCATTGCATCTGCTCCATGCTCGTGCGCACTTGTAGTATGGTTCGCCACCATTTGCATCGAATTTTTTTCATTTATCAGCATAATGGGAAACCCGCAGCATTTTGTGCGCCCTGGGAAATTTACGGGCTCTGCGCCACAAGCTTCAATAATTTGCTCTAAATAATGCTCTCTACCTGGATTTTCATTAAAACCTAAAGCCCAAGATGGTCGAAGTATGTAGCAACCATAGAAAGGAGCAACTTTCAAAGCTGGTAATGGATTGGTTACCATGCTTTTTAATTTATCTATTCCGATTTCTTCCACTATCACCCAGGCAAGATGCTTAATTACCACTCTGCCAGTGTACTCAAGGCCTTCTGGTTCAAGCTCTTTATTAATCTCGGATAAATATTCTGGATCGTCCAGGAGCCGGTAATTAGCTTGTGCCATAACTCCCTGGCATGTCGAGCAGATATTCAAAATAGTGGTCAGTCCCATTCGCTCAGCCATAGCAAAAGTCCGGGCGTTTAACGTGTCACCAAGTTTCAATCCTTTTTCTTGGAGGACACCTGCTCCAGTACACGACGCACCAACAATTTCTTCTAGCTCTATACCTAATTTATCCGCAATAGCCATTGTCGATGTATATAGCTCAGGTGCACCACCTTTTGATACACAGCCTGGGTAGAAGGCATACTTCATTGTAGTTCCTTATCCTCTTTTATTAATCCTTAGCATTACTAATACGTTCAAAGATTCTTTTTATGTTTTTATTACCAGGCACCTTATGATGAAATGGTGCTGGCAAAGGAAATTTTCCTCTACGCAATACGCGAAATGCCAGAGGTAGGTTTCCAACTAATTTAGGAAGGTTAAACTTTCCCCAAGAATCCACAGCGAGCATAGTTTCATCAAGCCACCCAGAGTTCGATACCGAGTGTTCAAAAGATTTAACATGGCGTGCGCCGGGGGTATTTGTAACGCCAGACTCCATCAAAGAGTCTCTCATTTGCATGATACGATCCATTGGTGCTACACCCTTAGGGCAAACCTCGACACACATATAGCATCTAGTGCAGTCCCATACACCACCAGCTGAATTCATTTTGCCCAGTCTATGATCTGTTTTATCGTCTCTAGGATCAGCAACAAAACGATAAGTTTTAGCTAACGCTGCAGGTCCGATAAAGCTCTTGTCAACTTCTAGAGCAGTACAATCGGAGACACAAGCACCACACATAATGCATCCCATAGGAGTTAACAAATTTAGCATTGACTCATTTGAAGCAATAAATTCCTCTTCAGGAACAACATCAGGCTGTAAATAAGGCTCAATGTCGCGCACCTTGTCCCAAAAAAGTTTCAAATCAACAACCAAATCTTTCACAACGTTCTGGTTGCCCATTGGTTCTATTTTGACTTCACCACCATCTTCTACCACACTGGCTAAACGGGTGTTACACGCGAGCCTAGCCTGATCGTCAACTCTCATCGCACAAGAGCCACAAATAGCAGCTCTACAAGAGCATCGGAGCGCCAAACTAGGGTCAACTTCTTCCCTAATTTTGACCAAGGTATCTAACACGGTAAAGTGATTAGGAACTTCTACTTCGTAGTCCTGAAAAGTTATCTCTGCTGATTTTTCAGGGTCGTAGCGCTGGACTTTGACCTTTGCTTGCATTGAATGTTTCCTTCTAACTAAAAATAATTAAAACTAATAAACCCTTGCTTGTGGTTCCCAGCGAGTCATTGTGACAGGCAAAGTACCTACTTCAAGAGTCCCATTTACGAGTCGAGCAGTCGTATGCTTCAACCATTCTTCGTCATTTCTGTCAGGTATATCTTTACGGAAATGAGCGCCACGACTTTCTTTCCTCAATAAGCCAGATGCAGCAATAGTTTCAGCCACATCTAGCATGTAACCAAGTTCGGTATGAAATATTAAGTCGGTATTGTATATGCTACCTTTATGATGAATTGGAAGAGTTGAATAGCGTTCCTTGATTGCGCGAATTTCTGCAAGTGCTGATTGCATACCTTCTTCATTTCTAAAAACCGCTAAATGCTCGTTCATGGTCTGTCCCATTTCGAGGCGCATAGCGGCAGTCATGAGCCCATTATCTTTTCTATCGGCAACTTCTTTCATTCTTTTTTTTGCATCTTTTAAGTGCGATTCTGAGACTTTAAAATCAGAAATACTGCGTGCATATTCAGTTGCCACTTCACCTGCGCGCTTTCCAAAAACAACGGTTTCCAGAAGGGAATTAGCACCAAGCCGATTACCACCATGCACGCTAACACAAGCAGTCTCTCCGGCTGCAAAGAGGCCAGTAGGCCCTCCCCATCCTGCTGTTCCTGTAACATCCCAGGCCCTAGTGTCGACGTCGGTCTTGATCCCACCCATGATGTAATGTTGCCCCGGTCGAATAGGCACTGGCTCATTAATAACATCTACACCAGCATAATCACGTGCAACCTCATGAATGTAACCCAGTTTTGTAAGAATGGCTTCTCTCCCTAGATGGCGGATATCAAGAAAGACACATCCGTCTACTCCTCTACCTTCTTCAATCTCTGTCGCTTCTGAGCGAGAGACCACATCTCTAGACGCCAGTTCTTTCATTTTGGGAGCATAGTGCTCCATAAAACGCTCACCTTTAGAGTTCAATAAATAGGCTCCCTCACCTCTCGCGGCCTCCGAAAGTAGGACTCCGTTTCCAGCAAGAGTTGTAGGGTGGTATTGAATCATTTCCATATCCAGCAAAGTTGCGCCTGCTCTGTATGCAAGAGCAAGTCCATCGCCTGTGCAAATAAGGGCATTCGTACTTGGCTCAAAAGCTCGCCCTACCCCTCCAGCAGCGATAATTACAGCCTTAGCAGTGATCGCACGCGTCTCTCCAGAAAGCATTTCGATCGCAATAACTCCACGACACTGTCCATCTTCAATGATAAGTTCAGTTACAAACCATTCTTCATATGAACTTACACCTGCTTTGATAATTTGCTCATACATAACATGGAGAATAGCTTGGCCTGTTATGTCAGCAACGAAGAATGTTCGAGCGCTACTTGCTCCGCCAAATGCACGTGTACCTAAACGACCCTCTTCATCTCGGCTGAAAATTACACCCATATGTTCCAAAGATATGATTTCAGCAGGAGCCTCAATGCACATGTACTCAATTGCATCCTGATCGCCGAGGTAATCTGAACCTTTTACAGTATCAAACACGTGCGAATCAACCGAATCATCAGTACCTCGTAGAGCAGCATTAATTCCACCTTGAGCAGCATTCGAATGGCTCCGAACAGGGTGTACTTTACTAATCATCGCTACATTGGCGCCGGCACGGTGAGCAGAAATTGCTGCACGCATTCCAGCAAGGCCCGCTCCTAAAACTAGGACATCATGGTCAGCCATAAACTTATATTCACCTGATTGAAAATATGAACTTGCACCTAAAACGAATATAGCAGAGGGGGATTACTCACACAACGATTTTCTTCAAATTTAGTCGTCATGCAGGGTAAAACTCTGCCCACTATCCTTACAGTCTAACCTAACAAATTAAAAAATAATCTTATTTATTTATTAAATATTTATTGCATTTTTAGCCATTTCTCCACGGAAGATTGGTTGGCATCAATCCAAGCTGTGTTTAACCTGATGCTTTCCAATGTTTGCTCAATTGTCCTCGCAGCTGACGGAGCTGGATTTACTTGGAAAAATTCTCGGACCTCATCCTCTTTATCAGAGGATGAAAAATTAGACCCAATTGATACTAGCCTCATTATGGCAAAGCCGCCTTTACCATACCTCCGGTCAAATTCTTTCCAATTAGCTTTGAGAAAGTCCCAAGCTATTTCGAGCCCGTGTGCGTGGTTAGCTAATTGTATGATCACTCCAGGGGCGTCTTGTGAGCGCACCTCATCACCCATTGTTCTATTCAGAAGATCATTGATTAATTGAGGGTCTCGAACGCGTGTTAGAGCACTCAGGATCCTTACTTTTTCTTCATTCAGGTCGGCTTTTTTATACAGATTCCATAATTCGTCATATGTATCGGGATTAGATTCTTGGGCAGC contains:
- the mdh gene encoding malate dehydrogenase — protein: MGRKKVTVVGAGNVGATTAQRLFERGYMDVVLVDVVEDMPQGKALDIAESGPVLGVDSSITGSNGYAESAGSDVVVITAGIARKPGMSRDDLLFTNMKIIGSVVSEVVKLSPEAILIIVSNPLDAMVQHAFSLAGFPKNRVVGMAGVLDTARFRTFLAQELNISVKDIQAYVLGGHGDQMVPLTQYTTVGGVPIGDLLSPESLERIIKRTQGGGGEIVALLKTGSAFYAPSAAVAEMVDAILLDQKRQLPCAALLEGEYGINGIYMGVPVVLGANGVEKVIELGLTSEEQSLLNNSAEAVRELVDVMANAPEN
- a CDS encoding CoB--CoM heterodisulfide reductase iron-sulfur subunit B family protein, which translates into the protein MKYAFYPGCVSKGGAPELYTSTMAIADKLGIELEEIVGASCTGAGVLQEKGLKLGDTLNARTFAMAERMGLTTILNICSTCQGVMAQANYRLLDDPEYLSEINKELEPEGLEYTGRVVIKHLAWVIVEEIGIDKLKSMVTNPLPALKVAPFYGCYILRPSWALGFNENPGREHYLEQIIEACGAEPVNFPGRTKCCGFPIMLINEKNSMQMVANHTTSAHEHGADAMVTPCPLCHLNLDGQQPKAASQMKEKISMPILHLPQMVGLAMGYSSKELGLSQHIVSTKSVLEKASIRT
- the sdhB gene encoding succinate dehydrogenase iron-sulfur subunit, which produces MQAKVKVQRYDPEKSAEITFQDYEVEVPNHFTVLDTLVKIREEVDPSLALRCSCRAAICGSCAMRVDDQARLACNTRLASVVEDGGEVKIEPMGNQNVVKDLVVDLKLFWDKVRDIEPYLQPDVVPEEEFIASNESMLNLLTPMGCIMCGACVSDCTALEVDKSFIGPAALAKTYRFVADPRDDKTDHRLGKMNSAGGVWDCTRCYMCVEVCPKGVAPMDRIMQMRDSLMESGVTNTPGARHVKSFEHSVSNSGWLDETMLAVDSWGKFNLPKLVGNLPLAFRVLRRGKFPLPAPFHHKVPGNKNIKRIFERISNAKD
- a CDS encoding FAD-binding protein; protein product: MADHDVLVLGAGLAGMRAAISAHRAGANVAMISKVHPVRSHSNAAQGGINAALRGTDDSVDSHVFDTVKGSDYLGDQDAIEYMCIEAPAEIISLEHMGVIFSRDEEGRLGTRAFGGASSARTFFVADITGQAILHVMYEQIIKAGVSSYEEWFVTELIIEDGQCRGVIAIEMLSGETRAITAKAVIIAAGGVGRAFEPSTNALICTGDGLALAYRAGATLLDMEMIQYHPTTLAGNGVLLSEAARGEGAYLLNSKGERFMEHYAPKMKELASRDVVSRSEATEIEEGRGVDGCVFLDIRHLGREAILTKLGYIHEVARDYAGVDVINEPVPIRPGQHYIMGGIKTDVDTRAWDVTGTAGWGGPTGLFAAGETACVSVHGGNRLGANSLLETVVFGKRAGEVATEYARSISDFKVSESHLKDAKKRMKEVADRKDNGLMTAAMRLEMGQTMNEHLAVFRNEEGMQSALAEIRAIKERYSTLPIHHKGSIYNTDLIFHTELGYMLDVAETIAASGLLRKESRGAHFRKDIPDRNDEEWLKHTTARLVNGTLEVGTLPVTMTRWEPQARVY